The following is a genomic window from Alkaliphilus sp. B6464.
CATTATTATCCTATTCAGGAGGGACACTTTGCTACACTATTTATTATAATATTTATTCAAATACATATTTATGGTTTCTAGTACATCTTGTTCCTTTTCACTATCCTTAATGCTATCCATTAGCTCTACAGCCACTTTAGGATTAATATTATATAAAGCCCATATTGTTATTTTTCTAATATCTGGTCTTACATCCTTCAGCATAGGTATTAAATAAGGTATAGCTTCTTTATCTTTGTAATTTCCTAGAGCAATTATTGCATTTCTCTGTAATATTTTTTTCCCTCTCCATCCTGATGCATTTTCCTTGAAAAGCGAATTGTACTCTTTATTAGATAATTTAAGTAATGGTATTAAATCAACTTTATAAGGAAGATCATCAGGTATAAATGCCTTAGTCGTCATTTCCTTAATGTCTATGTTATGAGGGCAAACATTTTGACATATGTCACATCCATATATTTTATTGTTAATTATTGATAATGTTACCTCTGGAATTTCTCTTTTTTGTTGTAGTACATTAGATAAGCATTTATTAGCATTAAATTCATAAGGACCTTCTATAGCTGACGTAGGACAGTTTTTAATACATAAATTACACCCTAAACAGCTTACATGATTTAAAGGCTTGTCCTCTTTAATTGGAAGATTTGTTATCATATATCCTAAAAATATCCAAGATCCAAAGTTATCATTTATAATTGCCGAATTATAGCCATAAAATCCTATACCAGCCCGGTTTGCTAAATATCTATCTACTAAAGGCCCTGTATCTACAAAGGTCTTATACTCAAATCTATCATATTTATCAGAAATAAAGTGTGCTAACTTTTCTAGCTTGCTCTTTAGTACTATATGGTAGTCTTGCCCCCAAGCTGTTCTAGCTAGTTCACCGTAAAACTGTGGGTTTTCATCGCGACCTACCTTCTCATCTTTTATATAATAGGACATGGCAATAACTATAATAGATTTAGCACTATCTAAAGTTCTTTTAGGGTCAATCCTTAGCTCAATATCCTCTTCTTCAAAACCAGATAAATTGCCTTTTTCTTTACGTTCTACTAATATTTTTTTCAAATCCTCAAAGGGCTTAGCATCTGTAAATCCAATTAAATCTATCCCTATATCTTTCGAATAAGATATAATTTTTTCCTTTAGGTCCATTAATTTTCCCCCTTAGTTAGGGCTTATAAAGGCTCTCATTTCGTCTAATGGCCAAATCTTTAAAAGCACCCTACCCTTCACTCTATCCTTAGGAACAAATCCAAAAGTTCGACTATCATTACTATCATTTCGATTATCTCCCATTACAAAAACCATATTAGGTGGCACTATACCTTCTATATAATTATAATTACGTGGTAAATATTCCTCTTCACAAGTATAGTTTTCTATCTGTTTTTCACCATTTATATATAAAACACCATCTTCAATAAAAAAATGATCATCTTCTTTAGCTATAACTCTTTTAATAAACATTTCCCTTTTGTCTAAGCCATTGGGAGGATTGAAAATAACAAGGTCTCCCTTATTAAGCTCCTTATATATATAAGGCATGCGAACTACCAATAGCCTGTCTTCAGTTTCTAATGTAGGAAACATAGACTGCCCACTTACTACTGCGAAACTAAATACTAGATTCTCTATTATAACCGCAATTATTACAGCTATAAAAATAGCCTGTAGCCAATCTAAAGTTGTTTCAATTTTTTTTTTCATTATAACACATCCTAAATATAATGTAGTAAAGTCATCTTAAATTATTGTCACTTTATTCAAAAACTATCCTGTAAGCGTCACCCTTCTTTGTGTTACAATATTGTTGGAGGTGTACTATGTTAAAATTCACTATACCAGGACGTCCCCTTAGTAAATCTAACTTTAAGCTAACTAATGTTAATGGCCAGGCTTGGATGCCTAGAGCCGGTAAACATAGTAAATATATTGCTTATGAAAACATGATAGCTGGTTATATAAACCAACAATATTTAGGGCCTAAACTTGAAAACCAGTTGATTACCGTTCTTAAGCTATATTTCCCTGATAAAAGGATGGGAGACTTACATAATTACCCTAAAAGTATTTGCGATGGAATCGAAAAAAGTGGAATAATTAAAAATGATAAACAACTTAGACCTGTCCTATTATTTGATTTTATTGATAAAGAAAATCCTAGGGTAGAAATTGAACTCTATGATTTTAATGAATATAAAGTTGAGTATGATATACTGCCAATTAAATAGGTCAGTTGTATATCTAATTAGTATGAATATAGGGATGCTAATTATTCCTAAAATATTTTTCTTTTTTTACAAAAAAATAACTAAGGAATATCTCAATCGAGATATTCCTTAGTTAAAACTGTTTTAAATTAAAAAATCTTTTTACACTGCATATACTCTTGTACAATCCTTAATGCTTCTCCAAATCTTTGAAAATGTACAACTTCTCGCTCCCGTAAAAACCTCAAAGCATCTGTTATTCCTGGGTCATCAGTTAACTTTATTAAATGCTGATAAGTAGATCGGGCTTTTTGTTCAGCTGCCATATCTTCATGTAAATCTGTAATAGGATCTGCATGGGCCTGAATATATGCTGCCGTCCAAGGCACACCATTGGCATCTGATGGGAATAATGCCCCATTTCTAATTGCATAATTAGAACCAAGTCCTGCTGCTTCTAACTCTTCTACTGTAGCATCCTTTGTTAATTGATAAATCATTGTGCATATCATTTCTACGTGAGCTAATTCTTCTGTACCATCATGTTATCAGTGATAAATATATATGTGCTAAAAAAATAATTTTAGACATAAAAAACAGGGTAGAGCCTAAGCCCTACCCTTTAAAAAACTCTATACTATTTTTAATATGTTCATAGAATCCTATAACTATATATCCCATTAATAATCCTATAATTGCCCCTGCTAGACTCTTTTCTATCAAGGCTTGACCTAAACCTAACCCTAATACTAAAATCACCCAAGGGATTAATTTGTTGTTAAATGATGTATGTTCTTTTAACATGTACCCGATTACCCATAATCCACCGAATGACAATAACCAAGGATTGATTAAAAATACCTTCAATACTTCTATAACACTATTTAATTCGTTCATACTATCATCCTCCTATTTATCTTCTCAATTCTGCTTTTATGTAAGATACGTCTTTTTCAATTATTTCCACTATTCCAAACTTCTCTGTAAGATTTTTAATTACTGATTGATTTTCACTTATAGTTTCCTGATATTTCTTTTCTCTATGTCTACTATCGTACAATACGTATATAAAAAGAAAAACGTAAAGAGAAGCCCAAAGTCCATTTCCTGCTGCTAAATTTAAAAGTTGTTGTTCCATGTATGCACCTGCTTTCTATTTGTCTGTAATTCTGTCTATAAGGCTTAATATGGCCCATGTTGGCATTGGTTCTGTTAATTTATCCTTCCAGAACTCGGGACTATCAATTATTTTCTTTTTTACCAAGTTCTCAAGATGCTCTAATCCTTGTTTTTCTTCCCAACCCATGGCTTCTTCCTCCTTCGGCATATAATCAATACCTATGTGTTCTAATATTCCTTTTGCAATTCCTATAGCTGCCTTCTCTAAAAACTCGGCACTCTTTAATAACTGTTCCTCATTAGGATTATTAATAAAGGCTACTTCTACTAGGCAAGCTGGCATTGGAGTCTCTCTAACAACTTGTAGACTATTATATTTAACTCCCCGATCTGCTAATCCTATTGCTTGTACTAGATTACTTTGAATAGAATAAGCTAGTCTATCCCCTTCAACTCCTACCTTGTATGCAAATGTTTCTGTCCCCGTGGCTTTAGGATTGGTAGCACTATTAATATGAATAGATACGAAGTAATCCACATTAGAGTTGTTTGCTATTCTAACACGTTCATCTAAGCTTACTCTTGTATCCCCTGCCCTTGTAAATATAATCTCTATACCATACCGCACGAGAATATCTGATACCATACATGCAATTTTAAAAGCTACGTGGCTTTCTTTTAGTCCTGTAGGACCTACTGCTCCTGGATCACTTCCGCCATGGCCCGGATCTAGAACTACTATATATTTCTTCATAACTTCACCTACCTTCTGAAATTAAAGAAGGGCATAAAAAATACACCCTTCTAGGTGTTAATTGTGTCGCATAAATTTCCTATGCTGCAACTTCTCCTGTTGTTAAGTAGATTGCTACTGCTGTTCTATAACTTTCTTCTACAATAACTTTTTCACTACCCTCAACTGGCTCTAATTCGTATCTTTCGATTTTCACTAAATAAGCATAAGATTTAATTTTCCAAGCATATAACATATTAATTTCCTCCTTTTAATGTTTTGATTTCTTGTTTAAGGCTTTCTAATTCATTTGATAACTGTATTACTGCTTCAGACAAAAATGCTTTTTCTTCGTCTACTTGTTCGTTCACTATCTCGGGTATAGGCTCAGGTCTTTCAGTTGGAATTACATCAACTATTTGACCATCTTCTATTACTAGTTCCATATAAGGAGCATTAAGTTTTATTTTTTCTATTAATTCTTTATTTTCTTCTTTTGTTTCATCTATTATATAATTACCTTCGTTGTACCAGTCTGTACTAGGGAACAAAGAATTTGTTTCTATTGTTTTATCTCGTAATACAATCACAGCTATTCCTCCTTGTATATTTTATTAACCAATAGCAAACCATTCATAAGAAGCTCCAGATTCATTTGGTCTCATATAAATACTATTGGTTCTTAGGATTACACCCGTTGATGATATAGTTATTATTGAACTTGAGTTTGATGTACTATTTACACCTAAAGAGAAAGTGTAATCAGAATAAAAAGTAGTGAATAATGTGTGGTTTGGTTCTTTTTTCACAACATAAAACACCATAGGCATAAATCCTACATTAATTGCCCTTCTGTCAACGTCATTCCCTGTGTATGTTCCTCGTGCTATCCTAGTTCCTTTAGGTGGTGTTGGTATATCGGACAACTTAATATGTCCTGCTGTATCTTCTGTAGCCATTTCTGCCAAATGCGTCGCAAACTCTGTGTCTAATACATATTGATTGTGTGGATTTGTGAGGTTTGCGTGTGCATCTACTTTAGACTGTGCACCCGATGGAGTTTCTTTAGCATCCAAAGCAGATTGTAATCCTGTAATAAAACTAATAGGATGGCTTGATGGATGAGTATAGTTATTAGCTCCAGTAGCTATTCCTGTTAATTTTGTTTTCTCTGCTGTTGTATAATCATTTGTGCTTAATCCTTTCCCTGCCACTTTATCAACTTTCTTAGCTAGTTCAGCTTCTAATATCTCACTATTTTCGGATACTAGGGGTAAATCAGCTATATCATTGCCTTCTAATATTGTGCAACCAAGAGCAGTTTTCCTCATAATATCTCTCCTCTCTAAAATTTCTCATATGTCTTTAGTTCCGTACAAGTTATACTTTTTAAATCACTACAGGTTACATTCCAGGCTATTA
Proteins encoded in this region:
- a CDS encoding RusA family crossover junction endodeoxyribonuclease, with the translated sequence MLKFTIPGRPLSKSNFKLTNVNGQAWMPRAGKHSKYIAYENMIAGYINQQYLGPKLENQLITVLKLYFPDKRMGDLHNYPKSICDGIEKSGIIKNDKQLRPVLLFDFIDKENPRVEIELYDFNEYKVEYDILPIK
- a CDS encoding phage holin family protein translates to MNELNSVIEVLKVFLINPWLLSFGGLWVIGYMLKEHTSFNNKLIPWVILVLGLGLGQALIEKSLAGAIIGLLMGYIVIGFYEHIKNSIEFFKG
- a CDS encoding CD1375 family protein, with the translated sequence MLYAWKIKSYAYLVKIERYELEPVEGSEKVIVEESYRTAVAIYLTTGEVAA
- a CDS encoding manganese catalase family protein, with product MIYQLTKDATVEELEAAGLGSNYAIRNGALFPSDANGVPWTAAYIQAHADPITDLHEDMAAEQKARSTYQHLIKLTDDPGITDALRFLREREVVHFQRFGEALRIVQEYMQCKKIF
- a CDS encoding N-acetylmuramoyl-L-alanine amidase family protein, encoding MKKYIVVLDPGHGGSDPGAVGPTGLKESHVAFKIACMVSDILVRYGIEIIFTRAGDTRVSLDERVRIANNSNVDYFVSIHINSATNPKATGTETFAYKVGVEGDRLAYSIQSNLVQAIGLADRGVKYNSLQVVRETPMPACLVEVAFINNPNEEQLLKSAEFLEKAAIGIAKGILEHIGIDYMPKEEEAMGWEEKQGLEHLENLVKKKIIDSPEFWKDKLTEPMPTWAILSLIDRITDK
- the queG gene encoding tRNA epoxyqueuosine(34) reductase QueG; the encoded protein is MDLKEKIISYSKDIGIDLIGFTDAKPFEDLKKILVERKEKGNLSGFEEEDIELRIDPKRTLDSAKSIIVIAMSYYIKDEKVGRDENPQFYGELARTAWGQDYHIVLKSKLEKLAHFISDKYDRFEYKTFVDTGPLVDRYLANRAGIGFYGYNSAIINDNFGSWIFLGYMITNLPIKEDKPLNHVSCLGCNLCIKNCPTSAIEGPYEFNANKCLSNVLQQKREIPEVTLSIINNKIYGCDICQNVCPHNIDIKEMTTKAFIPDDLPYKVDLIPLLKLSNKEYNSLFKENASGWRGKKILQRNAIIALGNYKDKEAIPYLIPMLKDVRPDIRKITIWALYNINPKVAVELMDSIKDSEKEQDVLETINMYLNKYYNK
- the lepB gene encoding signal peptidase I — protein: MKKKIETTLDWLQAIFIAVIIAVIIENLVFSFAVVSGQSMFPTLETEDRLLVVRMPYIYKELNKGDLVIFNPPNGLDKREMFIKRVIAKEDDHFFIEDGVLYINGEKQIENYTCEEEYLPRNYNYIEGIVPPNMVFVMGDNRNDSNDSRTFGFVPKDRVKGRVLLKIWPLDEMRAFISPN
- a CDS encoding BhlA/UviB family holin-like peptide; translation: MEQQLLNLAAGNGLWASLYVFLFIYVLYDSRHREKKYQETISENQSVIKNLTEKFGIVEIIEKDVSYIKAELRR